From the genome of Numenius arquata chromosome 9, bNumArq3.hap1.1, whole genome shotgun sequence:
taagcttTTGTTAGTGTCCCAGTTTTCAGATCTCTAGTTAAGAGAAGAGCTAAGTATCAGAATAAAAGAAATGCCATGGGGTAAAATCTAATCTCatggaaaaaaattgtgtttaatttttgttttcactttagaCCACGAAGAATTGGAAAATAATTACTTGGGACTTGGAAATGTGAGAGTTTCATTTCTGTAATTTGGACCTGGTGAAAGCATTTCAAGAGGTATATTTTCTCCTGAGACCCTCTGATTTTGCCTATCACAACTGCCAACAAATGCGTTCATGGCTGAAAATAAACCATGgaaagttttttggggtttttttttttcaccattgcGTGAAATGTTGCGTTACGTTAGCCATGTTTGAATGGTTAACAATTCATCTTTCAAGTACTGAGGTAACCCAAACCACTGACACATTTAGAGTAAACAAGCCTGGATTTAGGGTCAGGCTGATTGAACCTGATCTTCCACTACTTTGCAagcttttgaaatcttttttgctTCTAAAATTGGAAATTTAACTGACCCACTTCGAATGGATATTTCAGTAAATGGCATTAGAGAAAAACCCTTCTGAGGGAACCATTTCCTTTAACCTGTACATCTCTAACTCTAAGAGGGAAACTGAATTATACATTTAACTTTTCAATCATCAGCACCTTTTAAACAAGCTGATATAGGTCATGACTATCCCAGAAACCGCAAACTAAATTCTACCCTTACTTACATCCTCCTTTGGATGGCACAAGGTGAGCAAAATTCAGGTTTACACATAAATACTaagcaaatgtaaaaaaaccacaccttATTTGCATCATTTTCGTCTGAAAACATCACTGAAATTAGACCTGAGGAAAGGCATGTGTCAGCAGATCAGGGCTTTTACACTGAGTTTTATTTCACAGTGCACTTGTATCTTATATCTCATCGTTCGTTATGGTTGGTATCATTACCTGGGAAGCTGCAGCCTGAAAGATTTGAGCCTGTCCCTCTCTCTATGCCAGGTTTTGTAGCACTCTGGGTGGAGAGTTTTGCCTTGGGAGACATTGAGTTGTCCTAATTAGCTATGCCATGAAACATTTCCCAGGGAGACGAAGACACTGTAGGCTACTGGTTGGGACATTTGCCTGGGAGAATCATCAGGTTTCTAGTTCCCGGTCCAGTGTCTGCTTTATCCAAAATTTTCACATCCCTACTTTGCTGCTGAACAGAGTAACTGTAGAGCTCTGAGCTCTCAACATCATCAAGGACACTGGATGATGCCACAgaagcagcctgttccagagcatCCCAAACAACCCAGTGACCAAAATACTTACTAGGGGGCTGTTGATTTAAATCCCTGAAAGTAGATGAGAGGAATGAATACAGACATCCCTCCTTGAAGGAAAGGTCTCTTTCAGGGTCAAGCCCACAGCTTTTCATGAGCATTCAGGGCTCATCAAGACATTtgcctaataaataaataaaccccaaaccaaacaaacaaaaaaaaaaaaaacaaaaaaaaccacaaccaaacaaaacccaaaaaaaaacaaacccccaaaaaaacaaaaaccaaggcaGTTGCTATCAGCCAGAGCAACAATGACCCAAACCCAAAGGGGGCACAGCCCTCAATCAGGCGCCCAACCTCTCCAGGTCTGCAACGCCCTTCCAATACCTTAGTGAGAAATCTAGAAAAATACCCTTGAATGGGAGAAAGGGACCCTGACTGTCACCGTGTCAAATGGAGCCTGCCCACCTGAACACATGGATTTAAATATCGCATGGTTAAATACTAACATAGCAGGGTATATCACAGCCGCAGTATATTGGTCTTACAAGGATGGGGAGACAGCAGGGTGGGATCAGGAGGTCCATAAGGTCATTGATCACTGTCACCCAGGACACAGGGCTGGGATGCAAGGAGTCATAATGTCTTGGGGCTACACAGTACATGGTATTTTAGCTCCCTATATTTTCAAGTGCCGCATGCTATCACCTATATACCATGGACAAGGTGCCTGCAGTTCCTTCCAGTTTTCCTGCCTACTAGAGGAGTCATTTTGCATCTCTTAGCCTTCAAAAGATTTCTCTTGGATCCCTCTGTCCTCCCCCCAACTTAGGAATAGAAAGTTTAACCACACCCATCACACTTTCCAGCTTCCTTTCCATAGGATCACAGCCTTGTTTCAGAGCACAAGAGcctgaagtgaaataaaaaggtGACAAGCTCAAAGTCaatgttcttttttgttgttgttgtttttttgtttggttttttttttccccagatggaaAATGACTGAATTTGGGAACGTCCTATCACAAAGCATTGTGGTCAAAACTGACATATCACACCCAAGGTGTAGACGTGAATAAAAATAGCCTGATCCAGATTAGGAAATTTGAGAAAGAAATAGGAGCTTGAGAAGGAAATTGGGTCCGTAGGGCATCAAGGCAAGTGACAGCAGATGGCAAGTATGGAGAACAATTGGATGGGTGCCAGCTGCCCAACGTTTGCCCAACTCAGGATAAAAAGACATCAGACAGACCTAGGACCAAACAGATCCAGTCTGGTAGTGCCACTGGCATTAGTGGTTTTGATACCTACAGGACCTCAAGTCAAGACCATGAAGTGCATCAACTTCTGTTTGACTAGGTGGCAATTCTAGTCCCAATTTAAAATTGCCCGCTTTGCACCCCCTTACTGCAGTGCGTGCAaagtttttggtggttttataACATCATCACTGAGTTTTCTTGTTACTTGAGTGACATGGCTAAAGTAATCACATCATCTGCAGATCTAAGAAAGGGTGAGCCCATATCCTGTCTTCCACCTGCGTTAATGGAATATATATACATACCCTTTTTAATTTAAGTTATGGTCAGAAACCACAGTtaaggttgggaaaaaaaaacccacctactCCCCATAAACTAGGACAGTGCAGAAGCCCTTATAAAAAGTCCACCAGCAAACCTGCCCAGACACCTTCAGTTCGACACAGCCCAGcacaagcagcagccacagcacaagaaggaaggaagatgtCTCCGATCCTTTCCACTTCTCTGGTAAGAACTTGCTTTctattgccttttttcccctatttGACAGAGACATATTTAAATCCTAATAAATGATCGCCAAGAATGGGGATGCACCCACCTTTAGAATTCTTGTTTAAACCATTAATAATTGAAAATAACTAAAACGGGAGACTGCTGCATAGCACCGGTGAGGGGCAGCAACTAGACTGTACCGATATATTAACGAATGGGGCTCCTGCAACATACTCTGATGCCaagaaataaactgaaaagtCAACCTCAGAGTGTCTTTTTGTTGTTATATCCTTTTTGCTGTCTCctgtattatattattttatataattgaaatttttttatcACCAAATTACAACTGAGTATATACTAGACCTGTCAGCACTGTAAGGTTTAGTTAATGAAAGCAGGTGTGGATGTGATATATGGCACCTTTTTCCATAATTACCCCAACCTGCAATAGAGACTTTAACTACCAGCTAGGCTGGTGGTGAATAAATTTCCCAGCCCCAGGGAAGAGTGATTTGTGCTGTGTTACAGCAGCTGTACCTGTGTCGTGTCCTAAATCCACCAATTCTCTTCAGTCCAGATcactgctcctcctgctgctggccctgctgtctGCCAGCTGTGCTGCCTACAGGAAGGTGATACAGCCTGGGCTCAAGCCGGAGAGCCTCCTCAAGCAAGCATATGCTGGATGCCTGACCCCAAAAGACTCCAAATTCCCTCAAACTGTGAGAGTCAACATAAGCATCAGCGGCACGAATCAGGAAACTAAAACAACTCTTGATGTCAGCAGCCGCTCTCTGGCTCCATGGGATTACAGGTACCACCTCTGTCCTTATGGTCTAGAGATGCACTAGTGGTGGCTGGGATGGTCAAGAAAAACACAGGGGCTGTGTCCACATCTTCATTATCAGGGCCTCACTGTTGAGAGATTTTGGAAATGTGAGTTTATCCACAGTCCATAtagagccatagaatcatagaatggtttgggttggaagggaccttgaagatcatctcattccaaaccccctgccgtgggcagggacacctcccactagaccaggttgctcaaagctccatccagcctggtcttgaatataATAATCTTCTTTGAAAGATAACTAGTACAGAAAGGAACACAGAGCAAAAAACATGGTCTAAACCaacacacagaaagcaaagcaacttatttttgtaatttaattaatttatttgtatattGGGGCAAGCTttactttcaaaagcattttttaccTAAAAGATCATCAGAGGGCTAACATTGCACCAAATTCAGTGGTGGTTTAATAACACCAGCATCAGGCCCTAAGAACGTTTCATGTTTTGGAGGGGGGCTGAAGGTCTTTGTGTCATTTAGTCTGACGTTGGGAAGCTCAAATAATTTCTAACTGGTCTTTCAAAGTCACTGTCTATTTGAAGTAAGTTCTTTGCAAAGGCAGTTGGGTGCAGTCCTGTCATGCTTGTCTTACACTTAAAAACCTGCAGTATTTACTTACTTACACTTAAAAACCTAGAGTAGAGGAGAGTCTACAGCCCTTTCATAGGCAATCTCCCAGGAGGTACAGGCTCCTGAGCTGGGAGCCCATAGTGATCCAGACTATCATGATTCTAGAGATGCAGAAACATTTCCGTTTCAAACACTTCTCTATTCTTTCATGTCACTTCACAGGATCGATGAGGACCACAACCGTTTCCCCCGGGTGATTGCGGATGCCAAGTGCCGCCACTCCAGGTGCGTGAATTTGGATGGGCAGCTGGACCACAGCGTCAACTCCGTCCCCATCCAACAGGAGATCCTCGTCCTCCGGAGGGAGCAGAAGGGCTGCCACCAAACCTACCGGttggaaaagaaaatcatcaCCGTGGGCTGCACGTGTGTCACCCCCTTGATCCGACACCAGGCTTAAAGGGAGCCAGTACCAGGAGGGCAGGAGCCGCGGAGGAGAGATTCCTTGCCTTACAGCGATGAAATGAAGGGGCCTGACTCAATCTCTGCCAAACTAAATCAAGTCATAATGATTAGCTAGAACCTatcaaagtatattaaaaatgaagaagtctcagtttaaaaaaaaaaaaaaaaaaaaattattttcccccaaaatcttGAACTCTATGAATTTGGAATCCAGACACCTTCACATGCCAGGCTGAAAATGTAATGGGAACTCTTTATACATCTTTAGTTTACACTTTGAAATGTCTATTTATGTAATTCTATTTATGCCGGTGGAAAAGTCAGTAATAATGTATCTGCTTATTTATCTTTATGTAATAAAAAATAGTGAATTACTCTGTggtattcaccttttttttttttctaaagacacCTTTTTGATAAGGCAAGAAATCACTGAATTCAGTTATAGCCATATAAGAGATTTGCATGATGCTAAAACCTGAAATTCTCTTGAtaacctccagctctgctgcagtaGAATGTAAAACTCATATTAAAATTAGGGCTTGTATCATTAACACCATTTTACCGATAGAGAAACTAAGATGTCTGGAGGAAAATTATTTACCAAGTGACAACCAGTAGGATCACATTAAAGCCAGACCAGCAGAAAAAGCAATGAGTAACTACCCAGTTAGCCACTTAATTATCTGACTTGAAAGGAATTTGTTAAGATAGGTTCAACACAATGCTTTAAGTGTTTCTTTTTAGGGAAAGAAACTCCCTCCCCTAAAATGGCGagtgtgtttccactgaggagtTTTGACTTTGGTCCAACGCGATCTGGGAATTCCAGCCCAACCCACTTCAGCACATTTTCCGTGGAGCAGGGTCACCACCTGGAAAAGACCCCGATGGATAACCGAAGCAATTAGCCACGTATTGCTAGCTGCAATCGTCATTTTCTCCACGCTCGTATCCTTCCAACACATTCGCTGCCAGCAGATAGTGCTTCAAATGTAGGGCACACTGACACAGCACTTCTGCCACGGCTGCCATGGGACTTGCGTAGGTGGATGTCTAGCCGCCGCAGGTGGGTTTATTTAAAGCACACTTGGGTTAAAAGggctcagataaaaaaaaaaaatgttccgtGTTTCAAAAGGCAGGCTGGTTTGCCAAGACGCGGATGTTTTTGCTCACTGCTGTCTCGGGGCAGCGTGACCCTTCTCAGGCGCTGGCAAAATGACATCGGCAAATACAACAGCAAATACAGGATTTCTGGAGACACCGAGCTCAGGGGTGCAAGTCCCTAATGAAAGGCAGGGTCCTCTCAGGTGAAAGCATCTTCTCCTGATCCAGCTGTGCTAATTGGAGATGTGATCATCCCAACTATATCTGCTGGGGGGTTATTCCCTCCAGCTGTGCCAGTGAGCCTAAACCCTCCCTAATCTAATCCAGGCAAAATCAGGTGGGTCAGCCTCTAACCTAAACTCATGGCATAGCCACAGGTTTCATACCATCCCTTGACCTAGCGGATATACACGGGGCCAAGGAAACATTAATTAACTCTGAGCGATCACAATATCTGCAATCCCAACAATGAACTCCTGTCCACACTTTTAGTTACCTTCAAACACTGATATAACTTTGCCCATATGTAGGTATCTAGCACTATGTGTGATCCTAACTTAGCTTGTTTCCGATCTTGCCTCCAGCTATTCCTCCTCAAGGTCTTCCGCAGGTCCTGAAGGTCACCCAGCTGGCCATCCCAAGAATATTAAGCATGAGAACTGACTTCCAATAAAACACATAGAGGAACACCCATCCTTTGAGGTTTTCAAGGAGTTAAATAAATATCATGTTCAGGAAGACTGAAAGAGAGCTGCCTGCCTTGTCTGTTAGATAATCTCTCAATGTCCTACCACTTGCTATAGAAGGAGCTTTGGCAAATTGCAACAGCCAAACAGTTCTAACAGTTAAAATTACGGTAAGTCCCACCCTTTGTTACCTGGTAGTGACGTGCATTTAGCTGGAGTTGGCACATGAGTAATGGAGACTAGTTAGCAATGCTGAGAGAGAGtttgcatgtggaaaaaaatcagaaccaGGTCAGGAAGAGATGACGCAGTCGGAATACCAAAATGCcaacagcttcctgctgatgggcTGCAAAGATACTCCGGTCCCCCTTCCAGCAGCGTCCTTCTCCCTCTGAACAGAGAAGGGTCaggaagatgctccgagggctggagaccctctgctgtgaagacaggctgagagagttggggagcttcagcctggagaagagaaggctgcagggagaccttagagccccttccagtccctaaaggggctccaggaaagttgaGGAAGGACTCTTGACcggggagtgtagtgacagggtgaggaggaatggttttaaactgaaagaggggtgatttagatgagatattaggaaaaaattctttgctgtgagggtggtgagaccctggcccaggttgcccagagaagctgtggctgccccatccccggaggtgttcaaggccaagttgaacagggctttgagcaacctggtctggtgggaggtgtccctgcccatggcagggagttggaactggatgatatttaaggtcccttccaacctaaaccatcccatgattctatgatttgccaaCCCAATTAAATCCATGCCTTAGGacacaatccttttttttttttttttttatttacttggcCTCGTGCCAACTTCATGCTCACCTGCTCACCTCtgcaaagctctgtgtgtgttgtATGTGCTCCCACAGAAGTGTTTAATATCATGATTGCCTGGATTCGCTTGGTTTTAGGACTATTTTCTTTCCTACTGCAGGTTCTCTTGTAACTCCTGGCATCACGAGCTAAGAGTTCTTCCTTCCCACTGCTCTGTTCAGTTGGAAAGGTGCAGAATCATTCTACATCAATGCAGCCCTGCCATGAAGTCACCTAATCAGTGCCTTTGTTTCTCTGGGCAAACGATCGTGACTACAGTCATGATCACAACAGGTGACCAGAGAGTAGGACCACTCTTTCAGGCCGGCACAGGTCTCATCGGTTTGAGGTTCAACAGATAAAGCTTGTTCTTTCTTGGCTTGGAGAATTTCAGTGCAAGTTCCTGCTTATTTTATGTCCTTTACTGATATCATcatggggggagcggggagggaaagggatgggATAATTGCTGCAAAACCCTCTTCAACACAAAGGTTTCCACTCCAGTCCCGTTCCCTGTCTCAGTTTCATGTTGTTTTGCAAAATCTGAGCAGCAGTGGCTTAGCAGCTAGATTGCTTGGCAACTTGTGAGCAAAACCCAGCAGAAAGGGGAGTCTGAGATTGGATTTGTGTAGCAAATCACTAGATAACCATGCTCATCATTGCCAGTTACCAACGCAAGATGGACAGATACATGATGCTTGTAAAAGGTGATGTAGGTCTCACTCTCTGGCAAGCCTTACGAGGTGACAGAGGCCAGGAGTAGAGATTTCAGaagtttgaaaaaacaaacaaacaaacaaacaaaaccaaccccccccccccccaaaaaaaaaaaaaaaaataaattatacggGCAAGTTAGAGAGAAGATAAACCAACCCTATTCATTTACTGGAACAGGGAACCTTGGCCATGATACAAACATACTGTGCTTACTAAGAATGCAGATAAAGCGGAAACATAACACTTTGCACTGGCAAAACCACTAAAAGTCACTCACTGAAAGCTTTGCCCAGAAAACGGTATTTTGGGTAAAGCCAACTCAGTCCACAACGCCCAAAGAGCATCAAGAGCCAACTTGGTCCACAAACCCCAAATTAAGCCCCACTCAAACATATTTTTAACTTCTTGTtgaagttacagaaaaaaaaaaaaaagtggggaaactgagctagttttctgaaggaaaaatatataaataaaaggaaaagaaaagttacaCAGAAAGCAGGAATGGCTTTGTCTGAAGAGCTGAGGACATGAAGCTGTTACTTAGCAGCAATAATAGCAAAGATGGAAAAGAGTGGCAAAGGCAGAAAGCGTGGTTACTTTCTGGTGCTGAGTCTGGCTGGTATCTTCTCAGCTCCTGAAAGCCAGCACCAGCACATGGTCCCATCCCATCAACAGCTCTGAGCCCGCAATCATCACAGACATTctaaacatttgggtttttttgtcaccACCTTGAAACAGTGCTGTAGAAGATGCAGATTTGTCCCACACACCTTGACTCTTCTTAAGCACAAGGTAAAAAATgatatgagaaagaaaagaagaagaatagGGGGAAGGAGACAAGGGAAGGAGATCAAAAGTCTCACATTTTACCCCATGATGGTGACATGGGAGTAGGTTTCTGGTCTGATCTGTCAGGCCATCCCCCAGGACAGCCAGAGCTCACAGCTGATGTGGAAACTCACCCCATTATCTGTAACCATCATGCTGGCACCAAACCACAACCACAGATCCCCACAGGACTGACCAGCAAATTGCTCACCCCCTTAAAATTTTGCCTGTTAGGTCTAACTCTCAAAAAGCCACGTCCACTTCTGGCTTTTCAAGCCATTGCTCCTCTGGCTTACTGAGCACAAACACAAACAGTTCTTGGGTTGTTCCAACCTTCTAGGTTGCAACCTTTGCATTCTTTACATATTTAATTTCTGAGCACTTTTAAAAGCAATGATTTTATGGAACAGACTGTAGACCCTTTGAACACCACCCAGGAGCATCTGCCTGTTATCAAGGGTCCAGAGAAGCCTGACACACCTGCAGGCCAACACATCCACAGGTCAATGCATGGGTCTGGAGGAGACATCCACCCAGGTTCACATCACTGCTGTGCCTCACAGCCCATGCTAAGGCAGGGGTCTCTGCAGCAGAATCCCTCCAACATCCCAGGAGAGCTGCTACACACCAGGATCCCTGCTCGAGCTGCCAGAAAAGGCACAGCCAAGGGGAAGGGAGAGCAAGGGGACATGGAAAGGAGGTCAAGCAGAAAAGGGAAGGGATAGGAAAGGCCACAGGGCTCAGATACCAACCTGGGACCGTAGGTTGCTTGGCCTAGTAGCTTGCAAGAAGGCACTGCGGGACTGCTACAACACCTACAGCTGTGTCTTCTCCTCCTGGTAAAACAACCGAGTCCCCAAAGGCTGGACTTCAGAGGCAGAGATGCCCAGCTGGGCACCCAGGGGCTGGGACCGTTGctgcaaggagaaggaaaacaagcaaagcCTTTGACAAAGTCTGGTCCTCAGCTGTGAGCTGTGCTTGCTCTTGGTGCCGATATGAGTGTGCTGTTTACAAGAAGCATAAATTCGTTTGCCATGTTCTTAGACTGCTGGGAATGAAAGTCAACCACCTGCCTCGTCACAAAAGCCAGCATCTAAAAAACAACCAGACTCGTATTTACAACCAGCTGCACTCTAAGAACAATGCCATTAGAAGGAAATAACCCTTGTTGATCATTTAATTTAGAAACAATCCCCACGTGGAAGTGCCTGCCTTCCTGAGAGGTGTGTGGTTTGCAGCTGGTAGCGCCGGCTGCAAAACCTCATGACCCATGGGTGAGACTTCCTTAATTAGCTGCCTTCGCATTTTCTTGATTAGTTAATTCACCCAGTTAAAACCACTCTTAGGGTAAGTTGATGGGTGTTTAAGAGAAATAGCACAGCAGCTTACACCCGTTTAGCTGCAATGAACCCGGCACCCAAGTAATTATGTCTGGAGGGAGAAATGTAGGCTAGTTTTCTCCCCACAAAACAAGTGAGGACAACCCCGCGGGTGAGGTTTATTGAGAGGGAGAGAAATAGGTCAGGAGCAAGAACCGGGGCGTGCAGAGTGCGATTTCCTGGTCAGCGGTTACTGTAAGAGGAGAGCTGGTGTTACGCGAGAGTGCGCCAGAAGACGCCCCCATGGGTTTGCTCTCCACCACATGAAGAGCTCGGTGGTCATAATGAAACAGCTGCTGCCACAAATGAGTACAAGTGCTTGTAACAGAATGAGAtggtttccccaccaccaccaccagttgcccATGGCTCGTTGAACTGGCTCCCAGTGACCCACAGGGCAGGGAACGCACCCAGCTCAACAAACAAGCACCAAAAGAGTAATCTGGACCCAATGACTCATTTGACCTATCCAGGGGATGAAACCTGGGGTCTACCTGCACCAGGTGTATCTAATTTAAAGTAGCTTCTGTGCAGCCAAAATGAAATACGAGGTTTACCCTGGTTTAAATGCAGGTGAACAAGGAAATACAAGCTTAAACCCTCCACCAGCAGAAACCAAAGTCAGAGGTCTGAGAATTTGGCTCAGCTCTGGACGAAAGATGagtattgttaaaaaaagaaacactgcagcAATTTCATAAAATAATTGGTAATGAGTCTTGCTGGGCTGTGCTCTTTGTGTAGTTAAGGGAGAAACAGGGCAATTCCTCCTTTCCTCAGCTCAGCAGTCAACTCTGCCCTGGAGGTGTTTATTCCTTGTTCCCTGGATGTGGAGGGATCCTCATCCACCACTTCAAGCCCAACACCTAATATTTGGCTGGTTCAAGAGCGGTGAGATGAAACCATCTTTGCTCATTTCCCTGTGTTCCTGCTCAGCCAACCATCCAACTCGTTGAGAATTTGGGGGCTCATAACGATGACACCTTGTTTGGAAGAGGATGGGACTTTCCCAGCCCACATGAACCGGGCTTGATGCCCATCCCAAATTTCAGCTGCAGCCTTGTAGTGCGATGTCTCCCACCTCTTTACCCACCATCCTAGAGACCATCCCCAAAGTCTAGAGAACCTGATTCCACTGCGAACTCCCCCAGCGCTGCCTGTATAACCTCAATTCACTGCTTTCAGCCCTTTTTTGCATCTATTTAAGCTGCAAGTTCTCTTGTGCTCCTTCTTACTCATATCACTGCACCGGAAAAAGCCTGATGTTTGCTGAAATTGCTCGGTGTTACTGCAGCACAAGCCTATTCTCTGTGTCTGCTTTCATTTTGAGCTACCATAAAACAACactcttttaaattaaatacaaattttattcAGTGGATAAGTTATtgaataaatacagataaatatTTATCACTTTTGGATACTCTGAGCACATATAAAGCCATAAATATAGTCATAAATAGAACacataaatagaaatacaaacGCTCCCCGTGGAGCAGCAGTGAGACAAAATCAGAGTGTGATGAGGATCAGGCCTGGTGGCTTTTATGTCAGATTTACACTAGAAATACACCAGTGAGCAGTGACggccagagaaggaaaaagggctATGGGgatgagggaaggagggagaaggtgcaGGAGGAGAGATTTTTTGTGGCCATGCTGGTTGGCATGTACACAGTAGGGCAATTTACTGCTGAGAACAGCTTTTGAAACTGTAATTCATTTGGTTCACCAAACTGATGTAagccacaatgaaaaaaaaaaaaagaaaaaaaaaaaaagcactgctttACCCCCTCCCTGCTCGGAGTCACAAACAAAACTCTTCCTCcatccccctctgtcccctccatcaCCAGCCACCGGTGATTCCCATTCTAAAAtccataaataaataacagcaagGATCAGTTCTTCCAGAAGGTAATTTGCTCAGATTTGGAAACGAAATGTCATGTTGAATTCCTGGGATGCAAGGTGGGCATCTGCGGAATTTCTCCAGAGGGATGCTCATAGGAGACATTTCCTCTTCCCAACATTGCCTCCTCTTCTAATCCCTCCTAGGATTGGTGGTGGACGACTGGAGCAGCACACGTGCAGCCCACGGTGATGACTTTCTTCTCCAGGCGGTAGAtgggctggcagccctgctgctcccgCCGGAGGACAAGGATCTCCTGTCGGATGGGGACGGAGTTAAGGCTGTGGTCCTCCTGCCCCAGTGGGTTTACGCAGCCAGAGAGGCGGCACTTGGCGTCAGCAATCACCTGGG
Proteins encoded in this window:
- the IL17A gene encoding interleukin-17A, producing the protein MSPILSTSLSRSLLLLLLALLSASCAAYRKVIQPGLKPESLLKQAYAGCLTPKDSKFPQTVRVNISISGTNQETKTTLDVSSRSLAPWDYRIDEDHNRFPRVIADAKCRHSRCVNLDGQLDHSVNSVPIQQEILVLRREQKGCHQTYRLEKKIITVGCTCVTPLIRHQA